One segment of Erigeron canadensis isolate Cc75 chromosome 2, C_canadensis_v1, whole genome shotgun sequence DNA contains the following:
- the LOC122590116 gene encoding polygalacturonase At1g48100, protein MKSQKMKICIFGVLTFMLVWLTQQGVDATRHVKQWQHGRASRMMKESFYPSYGESMPNSLQYRKTSTIFNVLSFGAKGDGTTDDTKAFEAAWLAACKLEASTMVVPKGLIFLVKSVSFSGSDCESNIVFQLDGKIIAPKKSGGWESGLLQWLEFTKLNGITIRGTGVVDGQGSGWWTESGTKPTAIRFYGSSDVTVTGITIQNSQQTHLKFDNCQSVQVFGITVSSPGDSPNTDGIHLQNSQDVSIHSSKLACGDDCVSIQTGCSGVSIQNVDCGPGHGISIGSLGKDGTKACVSNVTVRDTKIHDTMTGVRIKTWQGGSGSVQGVTFSNIQVSQVKTPIIIDQYYCDGGKCDNKTSAVSVSGVSYQNIRGTYTVNPVRFACSTSSPCTDVMLDTIQLQPVQQYNDLGDPYCLNAYGEIKTRTTPPIDCLMVEKPSKKQSQNNYDSCTD, encoded by the exons ATGAAGAGCCAAAAAATGAAGATTTGCATATTTGGCGTTTTGACATTCATGCTTGTGTGGCTAACGCAACAAGGCGTGGATGCCACACGACATGTTAAGCAATGGCAACACGGCCGTGCCTCAAGAATGATGAAAGAGTCGTTTTATCCTTCTTATGGAGAGAGTATGCCGAATTCACTGCAGTATAGGAAAACCTCAACCATCTTTAACGTCTTAAGTTTCGGTGCTAAAGGTGATGGCACAACTGATGATACTAAG GCATTTGAAGCAGCATGGTTAGCTGCTTGTAAACTGGAGGCATCAACTATGGTTGTGCCAAAAGGCTTAATCTTTTTGGTCAAGTCTGTATCATTCTCAGGATCCGATTGCGAATCAAACATTGTGTTTCAG TTGGATGGCAAGATCATAGCTCCAAAAAAGTCAGGAGGCTGGGAATCTGGACTCCTTCAATGGCTTGAATTCACAAAACTAAATGGGATAACGATACGCGGAACTGGTGTAGTTGATGGTCAAGGCTCGGGCTGGTGGACCGAGTCAGGCACCAAACCAACA GCAATCAGGTTTTACGGTAGCTCTGATGTCACAGTAACGGGCATAACAATTCAAAACAGTCAACAAACCCATCTCAAGTTCGATAACTGTCAATCAGTTCAGGTTTTCGGTATTACTGTTTCATCACCAGGTGACAGCCCAAACACAGATGGAATTCACTTGCAAAACTCTCAAGATGTGTCTATCCATAGCAGCAAACTTGCCTGCG GAGATGATTGTGTTTCAATACAAACTGGATGCTCTGGGGTAAGCATACAAAATGTGGATTGTGGTCCTGGCCACGGAATAAGCATTGGGAGCCTTGGTAAAGATGGTACAAAAGCTTGTGTTTCAAATGTTACTGTTCGAGATACAAAAATCCATGATACAATGACTGGAGTAAGAATAAAGACTTGGCAG GGTGGTTCCGGCTCTGTACAAGGAGTGACATTTTCCAACATTCAAGTTTCACAAGTCAAAACTCCAATCATAATAGATCAATACTATTGCGACGGGGGCAAATGTGACAACAAAACATCTGCAGTGTCTGTTTCTGGGGTATCATACCAAAACATAAGagggacatacactgtaaacccTGTTCGATTTGCTTGCAGTACCAGCTCTCCGTGTACAGATGTAATGTTGGACACGATACAACTACAACCTGTACAGCAATACAATGATCTGGGTGATCCGTATTGCTTAAATGCGTATGGAGAAATAAAAACAAGAACCACCCCTCCAATAGATTGTTTGATGGTTGAGAAGCCATCAAAGAAACAGTCTCAAAATAACTATGATTCATGCACAGATTGA
- the LOC122590119 gene encoding uncharacterized protein LOC122590119: protein MSSQKIESHRDNAETYTNESQCKQKTIELLTKFSLPKGLIPMTDVTEVGHNPSTGFVWVRRKKKTQHLFSMISRKVSYDCEVTAFIEPGRMRNLTGVKSRELLIWVTISDISVVGDTGKITFGTPTGLSRTFPVSAFDGDTNNDDEI, encoded by the coding sequence ATGTCATCACAAAAAATCGAATCACACCGTGACAACGCCGAAACATACACAAACGAATCACAATGCAAACAAAAAACAATCGAACTCTTAACAAAATTCTCCTTACCAAAAGGCCTCATCCCAATGACTGACGTCACAGAAGTAGGCCACAATCCATCAACTGGGTTCGTGTGGGTCCGCCGGAAAAAGAAAACCCAACATTTATTTTCTATGATTAGTCGAAAAGTGTCGTATGATTGCGAAGTTACGGCGTTTATTGAACCGGGTCGGATGAGGAACTTGACTGGTGTGAAAAGTAGGGAGCTTTTGATTTGGGTTACAATTTCGGATATTTCTGTTGTTGGAGATACTGGAAAGATTACGTTTGGTACCCCGACCGGGTTGTCGCGTACGTTTCCTGTTTCGGCTTTTGATGGTGATACTAATAATGATGAcgagatttga
- the LOC122590117 gene encoding mitochondrial outer membrane import complex protein METAXIN, with product MEEETAIEEKLTLVARKECFGLPTACPASLPVYLYLKFSKIPFHLAYNLTFPDSDQIPYVDCDTYVAYNNERCGVIESLKEDGIVNLDKEVQNLPEWVSAIAMINSWLSDALLYELWIDSDGSCAEKIYYSDLPWPIGKVLYWKQVHNVKHLLCISNDNAERRKEEIYRRATIAYQALSTMLGDESFFFDNRPTSLDAMFLGHALIVLNALPEVGSVLRGKLSEQRNLVTYAEKHKTELLDAGSSSSDPSSSSSAAAASIPRRGPSNPSSKPRSQPKKERTEEEKSFRKKAKYFLVTQVVAVLVFLSIFSGSDDAEVDADGDEGFD from the exons atggaagaagaaACAGCAATTGAAGAAAAGCTGACTTTAGTAGCAAGAAAAGAATGCTTTGGTTTACCAACTGCTTGCCCTGCTTCTTTACCTGTTTACCTTTACCTCAAATTCTCTAAAATTCCTTTTCATTTGGCTTACAATCTCACTTTTCCTGATTCTG ATCAAATTCCCTATGTTGATTGTGATACGTATGTTGCGTACAACAACGAAAGGTGTGGCGTGATTGAAAGTTTAAAAGAAGATGGCATTGTTAATCTGGACAAGGAGGTGCAAAATCTTCCTGAATGGGTATCGGCGATTGCAATGATTAATTCATGGCTTTCAGATGCGTTGTTGTATGAATTATGGATAGATTCAGATGGAAGTTGTGCGGAAAAGATCTATTACTCTGACTTGCCATGGCCAATAGGAAAGGTTCTGTATTGGAAGCAAGTGCATAATGTGAAACATTTACTATGTATATCTAATGATAATGCTGAAAGAAGGAAAGAAGAG ATATATAGGAGAGCTACCATTGCTTACCAAGCTTTGTCAACTATGCTGGGTGATGAGTCCTTTTTCTTTGATAACAG GCCAACTAGTTTGGATGCTATGTTTCTTGGGCATGCACTTATTGTACTTAACGCATTACCG GAAGTAGGATCAGTGCTTCGAGGTAAACTCTCTGAACAACGTAATCTTGTGACGTATGctgaaaaacataaaacagaacTTCTAGATGCTGGATCGTCGTCTTCAgacccatcatcatcatcatcagcagcagcagcgtCTATACCAAGACGAGGACCTTCAAACCCGA GTTCAAAACCCAGGAGCCAACCTAAAAAGGAGAGGACAGAAGAAGAGAAAAGTTTCAGAAAAAAGGCGAAATATTTCTTGGTCACTCAGGTTGTTGCAGTTCTCGTGTTTCTTAGTATATTTAGTGGATCTGATGATGCTGAAGTGGACGCGGATGGTGATGAAGGCTTCGATTAA